One window of the Pseudomonas sp. S04 genome contains the following:
- a CDS encoding EamA family transporter — protein sequence MQNKHLILAVLVTAVWGLNFPVTKLGLAAIDPLLLTALRFTLAALPWVFFVRRPPIALGWLAAYGLIFGVAMWALINLGIELGVPPGTAALLVQFSAFFTLGWGVLLFRERLRLGQLVGVGLAVVGLLCIIVNSPGQATTLGYVLLLVSAFSWSVGNVIIKQSKVREMFAFVVWASLFPPIPLLFLTWLAHGSAPFTGLVRHFEWLALFSLLFQVYAATHFCYWGWNLLLREYPVSRVAPLSLLIPVFGVAGSVLMLGHRVDINEGLSILLILAALVAGLIQGRRPQPRTAATVEHK from the coding sequence ATGCAAAACAAACACCTGATCCTCGCCGTGTTGGTGACGGCGGTCTGGGGTCTGAACTTTCCGGTGACCAAGCTGGGCCTGGCGGCGATTGATCCGCTGTTGCTGACGGCCCTGCGCTTCACCCTGGCAGCGTTGCCCTGGGTGTTTTTTGTCCGCCGTCCGCCGATCGCCCTGGGCTGGTTGGCGGCCTATGGCCTGATTTTTGGGGTGGCGATGTGGGCGTTGATCAACCTGGGCATCGAGCTTGGGGTGCCGCCCGGGACGGCGGCACTGTTGGTCCAGTTCAGTGCCTTTTTCACCCTGGGCTGGGGCGTGCTGCTGTTTCGCGAGCGCTTGCGTCTCGGCCAACTGGTGGGCGTGGGGCTGGCCGTGGTGGGCTTGCTGTGCATCATCGTCAACAGTCCCGGCCAGGCCACGACCCTGGGGTATGTGCTGTTGTTGGTCAGCGCATTCAGTTGGAGTGTCGGTAACGTCATTATCAAACAGTCGAAAGTGCGTGAGATGTTTGCCTTTGTGGTGTGGGCCAGCCTGTTTCCGCCGATTCCCTTGTTGTTCCTGACCTGGCTGGCCCATGGTTCGGCGCCTTTTACCGGGCTGGTCCGGCACTTCGAGTGGCTGGCGCTGTTTTCCCTGCTGTTCCAGGTCTACGCGGCGACTCACTTCTGTTACTGGGGCTGGAACCTGTTGCTGCGCGAGTATCCGGTGTCCCGGGTGGCGCCGCTGTCGTTGCTGATCCCGGTGTTCGGGGTTGCCGGCTCGGTGCTGATGCTGGGCCACCGAGTGGATATCAATGAAGGACTGTCGATCCTGTTGATACTGGCAGCGCTGGTGGCGGGGTTGATCCAGGGCCGCCGACCGCAGCCCAGGACAGCGGCGACCGTTGAACACAAATAA
- a CDS encoding Lrp/AsnC family transcriptional regulator translates to MTDQMLSLTDIKILTALQQDGRITNQTLADQIGMSASPCWRRVRQLEEHRYIQGYRAVLDRRKIGLGVMVFVRVRIDHHSEAEAQKFEQQVMQLEGVVACYSIGGDADFLMQVVARDLDSFSDFAMSVVRQLPGIKEMQSMFVLKEIKPFVSFPVKRSPEV, encoded by the coding sequence ATGACCGATCAGATGCTCAGTCTGACAGATATTAAAATCCTTACAGCCTTGCAGCAGGATGGCAGGATCACCAACCAGACCCTGGCCGACCAGATCGGCATGTCGGCCTCGCCCTGCTGGCGCAGAGTTCGCCAGTTGGAAGAGCATCGTTATATTCAGGGCTACCGGGCGGTGTTGGACCGACGCAAGATCGGGTTAGGGGTGATGGTGTTTGTAAGGGTCAGAATCGACCATCACAGCGAAGCCGAGGCCCAGAAGTTCGAGCAGCAAGTGATGCAGCTGGAGGGTGTGGTGGCGTGCTACAGCATCGGTGGCGACGCGGACTTCCTGATGCAGGTAGTGGCGCGTGATCTCGACTCTTTTTCTGACTTTGCGATGTCGGTGGTCCGACAGCTGCCTGGCATCAAAGAGATGCAGAGTATGTTTGTGCTCAAGGAGATCAAGCCTTTCGTCTCGTTCCCGGTCAAGCGCTCCCCAGAAGTTTGA
- a CDS encoding carbonic anhydrase, giving the protein MCESCDSGSVSKVNTRRHFLRLVGLGAGALLLAGALPGRLAQAAEATSAPPKPKNVISPDEALKRLMAGNERYVSGNSETHDFKDEREALVSGQNPFVAVLSCSDSRIAPEYAFDTARGDLFAIRVAGNFVTDEGLASLEYGVAVLGAPLILVLGHERCGAIEAGIKAIKDHTVFPGHIPKLTDALKPSIESVLKQPGELVENATVQNVKDSVERLKKATPLLSDALDKGNLKIVGGIYRLATGKVELIA; this is encoded by the coding sequence ATGTGTGAATCATGCGATTCAGGCTCTGTTTCAAAAGTGAACACTCGTCGTCATTTTCTTCGTCTGGTCGGATTGGGAGCTGGCGCCCTGCTGCTGGCCGGCGCTCTGCCCGGCAGGCTTGCGCAGGCAGCCGAAGCAACCTCCGCACCGCCCAAACCGAAAAACGTCATCAGCCCGGATGAGGCACTCAAAAGGCTGATGGCCGGCAATGAACGTTACGTTAGCGGTAACTCCGAAACCCACGATTTCAAGGACGAGCGTGAAGCCTTGGTCTCCGGCCAGAATCCTTTCGTGGCAGTCCTCAGTTGCTCCGACTCGCGTATCGCACCCGAGTACGCGTTTGATACCGCACGCGGCGATCTGTTCGCCATACGCGTGGCGGGCAACTTCGTTACCGATGAAGGTCTGGCGAGTCTTGAATACGGTGTCGCGGTGCTGGGGGCACCGCTGATCCTGGTCTTGGGGCATGAGCGGTGCGGCGCTATCGAGGCCGGTATCAAAGCCATCAAGGATCACACGGTGTTCCCCGGGCACATCCCGAAACTGACGGACGCACTCAAGCCCTCTATCGAAAGCGTGCTCAAGCAACCAGGGGAACTGGTGGAAAACGCCACCGTGCAAAACGTCAAGGACTCGGTCGAGCGCCTGAAGAAAGCCACTCCCCTGCTGAGCGATGCACTCGACAAGGGCAATCTGAAAATCGTCGGCGGCATCTATCGCCTGGCAACCGGTAAAGTCGAGCTGATTGCCTGA
- a CDS encoding TonB-dependent siderophore receptor: MGKNTSSLRLSLLASGLMLAGTVNAQGAVYSLDIPAQALDKSLNALAAQTGSRILFATDVAEGRQASALHAQLSVEQALERIVGNTGLVAQKTADGSYLIAAPYQGDALELGATTIQGAGLGINTEDTRSYTTGAVSIGKSERPLKDIPQSITVLTAQRIKDQNIQTLDDVYNVLPGVITYGYMVGDNQPYARGYQIDNYQINGIPLPNSNSITSQNWADLVPYERVEFLKGSAGLFQGAGSPGGAINLVRKRASADFHLGTTTSAGRWDNYQQQVDVQGPLNEGKSVRGRLVTSYGDRGYFYDNAKTERSSTYGVLEFDLSPKTLISTGFSYQNVNNRGVMDFGLPAYKTGANIDWKRSTNLSSPSDYNDVETTQVFLEAKHQLNDDWRMSLTTNYTKMNLDTIYSNTGGLIDPLTHGGGYNWAESRSENNYQYNTDAYLNGHFELFERRHEVILGANATHAKRDSGRYDTQWYAETENIPNILEFIPPEYDRLARYRTVKSTLDQQGVYGSLRMNVLDPLDVIIGARVSWWDYSQDQIAEPSGVSKPTGQKTNAKVVPFYGLVYELTHNWSAYASYAEIFSPQTDYMTYAGNTLAPRSGETYELGLKGEFYEGALNTSFAIYQTNFNGRAQIDQSFPSPCFSPYTTFCYIAGGKVRSEGFEAEINGQVMTGLQLSASYTYTRSRYLENPDDVSLEGRSFLTQMPAHAARVWANYTLPDEFAKWQVGVGTRIQSGTYMLGSGVKHEGSGYALYNGRIAYDISKNVNLSMNIENIFDRVYYAQTGPVESQNYYGAPRNMTFTLRTSF, translated from the coding sequence ATGGGTAAGAACACGTCATCGCTTCGCCTGAGCTTGCTCGCGAGCGGCCTGATGCTGGCAGGCACCGTCAACGCACAAGGCGCTGTTTATTCGCTGGATATCCCGGCACAGGCGCTGGATAAATCCCTGAACGCGCTGGCGGCGCAGACCGGGAGCCGAATACTGTTCGCCACTGACGTTGCCGAAGGTCGTCAGGCGAGCGCCCTGCATGCGCAACTGAGCGTTGAGCAAGCGCTGGAGCGTATCGTCGGTAACACCGGCCTGGTGGCGCAAAAAACCGCCGATGGCAGCTACCTGATTGCCGCTCCCTACCAGGGCGACGCACTGGAACTGGGTGCTACCACCATTCAGGGCGCCGGTTTGGGCATCAATACCGAGGACACCCGCTCATACACCACGGGCGCCGTAAGCATCGGTAAAAGCGAGCGTCCCCTCAAGGATATTCCACAGAGCATTACGGTACTCACCGCCCAGCGCATCAAGGACCAGAACATCCAGACCCTGGATGACGTCTACAACGTCCTGCCCGGTGTGATCACCTACGGCTATATGGTGGGGGACAACCAGCCTTACGCCCGCGGTTACCAGATCGACAACTACCAGATCAATGGCATTCCGCTGCCCAACAGCAACAGCATTACCTCGCAGAACTGGGCTGACCTGGTGCCCTACGAACGCGTTGAATTCCTCAAGGGTTCAGCCGGCCTGTTTCAGGGTGCCGGTTCGCCGGGTGGTGCCATCAACCTGGTGCGCAAACGTGCATCAGCGGACTTCCACCTGGGCACCACTACATCCGCGGGGCGTTGGGACAATTATCAACAACAAGTCGACGTCCAGGGTCCACTTAACGAAGGCAAGAGTGTTCGGGGCCGTTTGGTAACTTCCTACGGCGATCGTGGGTACTTTTATGACAACGCCAAGACCGAGCGGTCCTCGACCTATGGCGTCCTGGAGTTCGACCTGTCGCCAAAAACCCTGATAAGCACCGGTTTTTCCTACCAGAACGTGAACAACCGTGGGGTGATGGACTTCGGCCTTCCAGCCTACAAGACCGGTGCGAACATTGACTGGAAACGTTCGACCAACCTGAGTTCGCCATCGGACTACAACGATGTGGAAACCACTCAGGTGTTCCTCGAAGCCAAGCACCAACTCAACGACGATTGGCGAATGAGCCTGACCACCAACTACACCAAAATGAATCTGGACACCATTTACAGCAACACCGGCGGCCTGATTGATCCGCTGACCCATGGCGGTGGCTACAACTGGGCGGAAAGTCGTTCGGAAAACAACTATCAGTACAACACCGACGCGTACCTCAACGGGCACTTCGAACTGTTCGAACGCCGCCACGAAGTCATCCTCGGGGCCAACGCCACGCACGCCAAGCGCGACTCTGGTCGCTATGACACCCAATGGTATGCAGAAACCGAAAACATTCCGAACATCCTCGAATTCATCCCGCCAGAATATGATCGCCTGGCCCGCTACCGCACCGTTAAGTCAACGCTCGACCAGCAAGGCGTCTATGGTTCCTTGCGGATGAACGTGCTTGATCCGCTGGACGTCATCATCGGTGCCCGCGTTAGTTGGTGGGATTACAGCCAGGACCAGATCGCCGAGCCAAGCGGCGTCTCTAAACCCACCGGCCAGAAAACCAATGCCAAGGTCGTTCCCTTCTACGGGCTGGTGTATGAACTGACGCATAACTGGTCGGCGTATGCCAGCTACGCCGAAATCTTCTCCCCACAAACCGACTACATGACGTATGCCGGCAACACCTTAGCCCCACGCTCTGGAGAAACTTATGAGTTGGGCCTCAAAGGCGAGTTTTACGAGGGCGCTCTCAACACCTCGTTCGCGATCTACCAGACAAACTTCAATGGTCGGGCACAGATCGACCAGTCTTTTCCCTCGCCGTGCTTTAGCCCGTACACCACGTTTTGCTATATCGCCGGAGGCAAAGTCCGTTCAGAGGGGTTTGAAGCCGAAATCAACGGCCAGGTCATGACTGGGTTGCAACTCAGCGCCAGCTACACCTACACCCGCAGTCGCTACCTGGAAAACCCGGACGATGTCAGCCTGGAAGGCCGCAGCTTCCTGACTCAGATGCCCGCTCATGCGGCGCGGGTGTGGGCCAACTACACACTGCCTGACGAATTCGCCAAGTGGCAGGTAGGTGTCGGCACGCGTATTCAGAGTGGAACCTACATGCTGGGCAGCGGTGTGAAGCACGAAGGTTCGGGCTACGCCCTCTACAATGGCCGTATAGCCTACGACATCAGTAAAAACGTGAACCTGTCGATGAACATCGAAAACATCTTCGACCGTGTCTATTACGCTCAGACCGGGCCAGTAGAGTCGCAAAACTACTATGGTGCACCGCGAAACATGACCTTTACGCTGCGCACCAGTTTCTAG
- a CDS encoding PAAR domain-containing protein, with the protein MKRYHITVGAKTTADGTVMTGYEFWTIDGQPIAREGDEVACPACDSTGVIVCDGPHLVDLMQGRPTALDGDLCHCKCDPPPRLIANQTLQCQEFKDLAPDPRFTPPSTPFTTQQPATGPRSSNFTSTPSRPTPTFTERPERVCENLWISYQQQAESIVAPGGQLIADPKARNRAINAAYARLWLQDPRFQWAGLAAFASKQVGCGLLHAADSIDRIQAEYDAEQQLQQSARSGFYGLLEPSERERQARLQTFRQAQRDYEHALRNNPLPGIDFRPEGELSYAQQLYQHVYKMLAMGNTTLFLDVYPLHVFYQERGMSALEACLPSRKNIYGNVQNPVLWPVAQERLEFGTNYEEILQAFQAIEIGSIARSVELLAEHEQVNILQPAMYSDRTLVALLRGNHLSHVTNFPSGVAQAIELTLASQCQRMDDGRTIDFGRHLLADLSDIQQRMPFVLRAAAQFESLLRSNHRNQIEQAIQDIAAGWGVR; encoded by the coding sequence ATGAAGCGCTATCACATCACCGTCGGGGCCAAGACCACTGCCGACGGCACCGTAATGACCGGCTACGAATTCTGGACCATCGATGGCCAGCCCATCGCCCGCGAAGGCGACGAGGTCGCTTGTCCGGCCTGCGACAGCACTGGCGTCATCGTCTGTGACGGTCCGCACCTGGTGGATCTCATGCAAGGACGCCCCACCGCCCTGGACGGTGACCTCTGTCACTGCAAGTGCGACCCACCACCCCGCCTGATCGCCAACCAGACCCTGCAGTGCCAGGAGTTCAAGGACCTCGCACCAGATCCGCGCTTCACGCCGCCGTCCACTCCGTTCACAACCCAGCAGCCTGCAACCGGGCCGCGCTCATCCAATTTCACCTCAACACCCAGCCGCCCCACACCCACCTTCACCGAACGACCTGAAAGGGTCTGCGAAAATCTCTGGATCAGTTACCAGCAACAAGCCGAGTCCATCGTCGCACCCGGCGGCCAGTTGATCGCCGATCCCAAGGCCCGCAACCGCGCGATCAATGCCGCCTACGCCCGACTGTGGCTGCAGGACCCGCGTTTCCAGTGGGCCGGCCTCGCCGCCTTCGCCTCAAAACAGGTGGGTTGTGGCTTGCTGCATGCCGCGGATTCGATCGACCGGATCCAGGCTGAATATGACGCCGAGCAGCAACTGCAACAGAGTGCCAGGTCAGGGTTCTATGGCTTGCTCGAGCCCAGCGAACGCGAGCGACAGGCCAGACTCCAGACCTTCCGGCAAGCACAACGCGACTACGAGCACGCGCTGCGCAACAATCCGCTACCAGGTATCGACTTCAGGCCCGAGGGCGAACTGTCCTACGCGCAGCAGCTGTACCAGCACGTGTACAAGATGTTGGCCATGGGCAATACCACGCTGTTCCTGGACGTGTATCCGTTGCATGTTTTTTATCAGGAGCGGGGGATGTCTGCGCTGGAGGCCTGCTTGCCTTCGCGCAAAAACATCTATGGGAATGTTCAGAATCCGGTGCTGTGGCCTGTGGCGCAGGAAAGGCTGGAGTTCGGTACTAACTACGAGGAAATCCTGCAAGCATTTCAGGCCATTGAGATTGGTAGTATCGCCCGAAGTGTTGAGCTACTGGCGGAGCATGAACAGGTGAACATCCTGCAACCGGCAATGTACAGCGACCGAACATTGGTAGCGCTGCTGCGTGGCAACCACTTGTCCCATGTCACCAACTTTCCATCCGGAGTTGCTCAAGCCATCGAGTTGACACTGGCCAGTCAATGCCAACGAATGGATGACGGACGCACCATCGACTTCGGTCGACATCTCCTGGCCGACTTGTCCGATATCCAACAACGCATGCCGTTCGTACTCAGGGCTGCGGCGCAATTTGAAAGTCTATTGCGTAGCAATCATCGCAACCAGATTGAACAGGCCATCCAGGATATCGCCGCAGGCTGGGGAGTGCGATGA
- a CDS encoding FecR family protein has translation MNRPDTLDKKRRPDLDDPLQPFAEALRERVPSREALLAEGKAMTDSRRKRRNAACGGLLVLALSSAVWLLDPAWHTEDVQVALGQRQQLELADGSRVELNSGSHLIIEKRLRSRQMELRHGEALFTVVHADTPFIVRSQGVSVRDIGTVFDVRSDARGVDVAVIEGAVEVSSNRSAAVRLNGGQQLRASSSHLGDVRPVNVAALTAWRQNKLRFDGTPLSEVIADLQHYRSKPLRLADAQVGELRLSGEFDSNSVEALIGLLPSILPVSLARAADGSITFSKAR, from the coding sequence ATGAATCGGCCGGACACGCTCGACAAAAAACGCCGCCCCGACCTGGACGATCCGTTGCAACCGTTTGCCGAGGCTTTGCGCGAGCGCGTTCCGTCCAGGGAAGCCCTGCTGGCCGAAGGCAAGGCAATGACTGACAGCCGCCGTAAACGCCGGAATGCGGCTTGCGGCGGCCTCCTGGTCCTGGCTCTGAGCAGTGCCGTGTGGTTACTCGACCCCGCCTGGCACACCGAAGATGTTCAGGTCGCACTAGGCCAACGGCAACAGCTTGAATTAGCCGACGGTAGCCGCGTCGAGTTGAATTCCGGCAGTCACTTGATCATTGAGAAGCGCCTGCGCAGCCGCCAAATGGAATTACGTCACGGCGAAGCGCTGTTCACCGTCGTGCATGCCGACACACCCTTTATCGTGCGCAGCCAAGGCGTCAGTGTCCGGGACATCGGTACGGTATTTGATGTGCGCAGTGATGCTCGTGGCGTGGACGTGGCTGTAATCGAGGGTGCCGTTGAGGTCAGCAGCAATCGTTCTGCAGCCGTCAGACTGAACGGCGGCCAGCAACTGCGGGCGTCATCGAGCCACTTGGGCGACGTGCGGCCAGTCAATGTCGCGGCCCTCACCGCCTGGCGTCAGAACAAGTTGCGCTTTGACGGCACCCCTTTGAGCGAGGTGATCGCGGACCTTCAGCATTACCGTAGCAAACCGTTGCGGTTGGCAGATGCGCAGGTCGGCGAATTGCGCCTCTCCGGCGAATTTGACAGCAACTCGGTCGAAGCGCTGATCGGCCTGCTGCCATCGATCCTGCCAGTAAGCCTCGCGCGCGCGGCCGACGGCAGCATCACTTTCAGTAAAGCTCGCTGA
- a CDS encoding potassium channel family protein codes for MTSTHSAYVRREFYKAVGFYFRVVWPIFSILFLLIVVCGLIISHLEGWAPLDGIYFGFVTGLTIGYGELVPKLGVSRVLAILLGFNGVLMTAIFAAISVRAIEVAVRASGKDE; via the coding sequence ATGACATCCACGCATTCAGCGTACGTGCGCCGTGAGTTCTACAAAGCCGTCGGCTTCTACTTTCGCGTCGTCTGGCCGATTTTCTCCATCCTGTTTTTGCTGATCGTGGTGTGCGGCCTGATCATCAGCCACCTGGAAGGCTGGGCGCCGTTGGACGGCATCTACTTCGGCTTCGTGACCGGCTTGACCATCGGTTATGGCGAGCTGGTACCCAAGCTGGGCGTCTCGCGGGTGCTGGCAATTCTGTTGGGGTTCAACGGCGTGCTGATGACCGCGATATTCGCGGCGATCAGCGTGCGGGCGATCGAAGTCGCAGTACGCGCGTCGGGCAAGGACGAGTAG
- a CDS encoding LysE family translocator yields the protein MLNVSQALTYTAALGIAAAIPGPGMAALVARSVSGGTLSGFCLLFGLILGDLTYLSFAIFGLAMIAAHFDALFQLVRWAAALYLCYLAWQFWFANHQAIEIGQPAKKKELLSAAISGLTITLGNPKTIGFYLALLPLVINLETVSLQTWGLMLVPLTILVLLGVGALFIVSAARVRHLLSSLRAQQWLFRGAAAIMVAAAAAMLIA from the coding sequence ATGCTCAACGTATCACAAGCACTTACCTATACGGCAGCGCTGGGCATCGCAGCGGCCATTCCCGGTCCCGGCATGGCCGCGCTGGTAGCACGGAGCGTCAGCGGTGGCACCCTATCGGGCTTTTGCCTGCTGTTTGGGTTGATACTCGGCGATCTGACTTACTTGTCATTTGCCATCTTTGGACTGGCGATGATCGCCGCGCACTTCGATGCATTGTTCCAATTGGTGCGCTGGGCGGCTGCGCTGTACCTGTGCTATCTGGCTTGGCAATTCTGGTTCGCCAACCATCAGGCTATTGAAATAGGTCAACCAGCGAAGAAAAAGGAACTGCTGTCGGCGGCGATATCAGGCCTGACCATTACCTTAGGCAACCCGAAGACCATCGGCTTCTATCTTGCGTTGTTGCCGCTCGTGATCAACCTTGAAACAGTCTCGCTACAGACGTGGGGGCTGATGCTGGTGCCATTGACCATTCTCGTTCTATTGGGCGTTGGCGCACTGTTCATTGTCAGCGCGGCGCGTGTCCGGCACCTGCTATCGAGCCTGAGAGCCCAACAGTGGCTGTTCCGCGGTGCGGCGGCGATCATGGTGGCGGCCGCCGCGGCGATGCTGATTGCTTGA
- a CDS encoding serine hydrolase domain-containing protein — protein sequence MMSCTVNNGLPLAPAAEPVSVPWWSFGKTVLAATALTLVRDGLVALDEPVPEGPFTLRQLLRHEAGLADYGQLAEYHAAVARHETAWSAEEMLQRLDAARLRYAPGSGWGYSNVGYLYIARLIERTTGLTLEEALIQRALAPLDIVQVRLARVPGDLQDMAPAYDPAWVYHGLLLGPLQQAVTFLDRLLAGQLLPDHLLSEMQTLRQLGGPIAGRPWESAGYGLGVMSGTISGGLHLCGHTGGGPGSVVAVYRATDGEHSASCGAFLQGGMDGEVEAAVVRDLRLALASAQ from the coding sequence ATGATGTCCTGCACGGTAAACAACGGTCTGCCCCTCGCCCCCGCCGCCGAGCCGGTCAGCGTGCCCTGGTGGAGCTTCGGTAAAACCGTGCTGGCGGCCACGGCGCTGACCCTGGTGCGCGATGGCCTGGTGGCGCTGGACGAACCGGTACCGGAAGGTCCGTTCACCTTGCGCCAATTGCTGCGGCATGAGGCCGGGCTGGCGGACTACGGCCAACTGGCGGAGTACCACGCAGCCGTTGCCCGGCATGAAACCGCGTGGTCGGCCGAGGAGATGCTGCAACGCCTGGACGCTGCCCGGCTGCGTTATGCGCCGGGCAGTGGCTGGGGCTATTCGAATGTCGGCTACCTGTATATCGCCCGGTTGATTGAGCGTACCACCGGCCTGACGCTGGAAGAGGCGCTGATCCAGCGGGCGCTGGCGCCTTTGGATATCGTCCAGGTACGGCTCGCCAGAGTGCCCGGCGACCTGCAAGACATGGCCCCGGCCTACGATCCGGCGTGGGTGTATCACGGCCTGTTGCTCGGACCGCTGCAGCAGGCCGTGACCTTCCTTGATCGGCTACTGGCCGGGCAGTTGTTGCCGGATCATTTGTTGAGCGAAATGCAGACCCTGCGTCAGTTAGGCGGGCCAATAGCTGGCCGACCCTGGGAGTCTGCAGGTTATGGCCTGGGAGTCATGAGCGGCACGATCTCGGGGGGCTTGCACCTGTGTGGGCATACCGGCGGTGGGCCCGGCAGTGTGGTGGCGGTTTATCGGGCCACGGATGGCGAACATTCGGCGAGCTGTGGGGCGTTTCTGCAGGGGGGTATGGATGGAGAGGTCGAGGCGGCGGTGGTCCGCGACTTGAGACTAGCCTTGGCCAGTGCCCAATAA
- a CDS encoding DUF2000 domain-containing protein, giving the protein MNFDAAVHKCVIVVDNTLGLGHAVNAVSVIGVSLGRSVEGLVGPDLQSSDEVNYPGVIYAPLPILRSSSDHLQELHKKALLDNEIHSMPFSALAQSCKTYEEYEARICEADSSGIELVALGLVGPQKSISKLTGNLSLFK; this is encoded by the coding sequence ATGAATTTCGATGCTGCCGTTCACAAATGTGTAATTGTCGTCGACAACACGCTGGGGTTGGGACATGCAGTAAATGCGGTAAGCGTAATAGGTGTCAGTCTAGGACGTTCGGTAGAGGGTCTGGTTGGACCTGACCTGCAAAGCAGTGACGAGGTTAATTACCCTGGAGTCATATACGCACCTTTGCCCATTTTGCGATCCAGCAGTGATCACTTGCAGGAACTCCATAAGAAAGCGCTGCTGGACAATGAAATTCATAGCATGCCCTTCAGCGCCCTGGCGCAATCCTGCAAGACGTATGAGGAATATGAGGCGCGCATCTGCGAGGCCGATAGTTCAGGCATAGAGTTGGTTGCCCTTGGTTTGGTCGGGCCACAGAAAAGCATCAGCAAGTTGACGGGCAATCTTTCGTTATTTAAATGA
- a CDS encoding AraC family transcriptional regulator → MRDIDIDPYEHTPRDAVVTANDYCDGLHFARHSHQRGQFAYAACGVITVFTDQGNWVVPPQRAVWVPAHVPHEMHMHGPVTMLNSYIRPIAATRLGLPAHCQVFGVSALLRQLLIRAMDVPALYAEDQRDGHLMNLLLHEIADMQPLSLNAPLPSEPRLAQACSKLLEQPSLAIGIDDMCRQVAMSRRTFTRLFREQTGISFVEWRQQACLLMAVVRLGNGEAVTRVATDLGYSSPSAFTGVFRRVLGQAPSRYFTQNSQA, encoded by the coding sequence ATGCGCGACATTGATATCGATCCCTACGAACACACGCCCCGCGACGCCGTGGTGACTGCCAACGACTATTGCGACGGCCTGCACTTCGCTCGGCATAGCCATCAACGCGGGCAATTCGCCTACGCCGCCTGCGGGGTGATCACGGTGTTCACCGACCAGGGCAACTGGGTGGTGCCCCCACAACGGGCCGTCTGGGTCCCGGCCCATGTGCCCCACGAAATGCACATGCACGGGCCGGTGACCATGCTCAACAGCTACATCCGCCCCATCGCCGCCACACGGCTCGGCCTGCCGGCGCACTGCCAGGTGTTTGGTGTGTCGGCGCTGCTGCGCCAACTGTTGATCCGCGCCATGGACGTGCCGGCGCTGTACGCCGAGGACCAGCGGGACGGCCACCTGATGAACCTGCTGCTGCACGAAATCGCCGACATGCAGCCGCTGTCGCTCAATGCGCCGCTGCCCAGTGAGCCGCGCCTGGCCCAGGCCTGCAGCAAGCTGCTGGAGCAGCCGTCATTGGCGATCGGGATCGACGACATGTGTCGCCAGGTCGCCATGAGCCGCCGCACCTTTACCCGGCTGTTTCGCGAGCAGACCGGAATCAGCTTTGTCGAATGGCGCCAGCAGGCGTGCCTGTTGATGGCCGTGGTACGCCTGGGCAATGGCGAGGCCGTGACGCGGGTGGCAACCGATCTGGGCTACAGCAGCCCGAGTGCGTTCACCGGGGTTTTCCGGCGGGTGCTGGGGCAGGCGCCGAGTCGCTACTTCACGCAAAATAGCCAGGCTTGA
- a CDS encoding RNA polymerase sigma factor gives MTALTLHYDSLVEYIRLRFNGKHFARDLVHDVCIQILEKPPQEKVALPLAFLRKMSFNRAIDRIRAERTRSLYVLTHQSPEEGMDSWDGARAVEFEQHVHALLAIIEALPARQRQVFLLHRIHGMPQREIADELDISLNMVTQHFGRAMAAIILRWEPARRLVRQQKQVKT, from the coding sequence ATGACTGCGCTGACCCTTCACTACGATTCGCTGGTGGAGTACATCCGGCTTCGTTTCAACGGCAAACACTTTGCTCGTGATCTTGTTCACGACGTTTGTATCCAGATTCTCGAAAAGCCGCCCCAGGAAAAAGTCGCACTGCCTTTGGCATTCCTGCGCAAGATGAGTTTCAACCGCGCCATCGACCGCATCCGCGCCGAGCGCACTCGCAGCCTGTATGTTCTGACGCACCAGTCACCGGAAGAGGGAATGGATAGTTGGGACGGTGCACGGGCAGTCGAATTCGAACAACACGTGCATGCCCTGCTGGCAATCATCGAGGCGCTGCCGGCGCGCCAGCGCCAGGTATTTTTGCTGCACCGTATCCATGGCATGCCGCAACGTGAAATTGCCGATGAGTTGGATATTTCCCTGAATATGGTCACCCAGCATTTTGGCCGTGCCATGGCCGCCATCATTCTGCGCTGGGAGCCTGCACGCCGGCTTGTGCGGCAACAGAAGCAGGTGAAAACATGA